CCACGTGAACTTACCTCAACTCACTAACACCACTGAGACAGGTCCAGTAATGCTCTTGCTAATATTCTGTTTTTGGCTTTTGAATGCACTGATCCTACGAAGCAAAATATGTTAATTCCCATTTCAACTGAAGTTTAAATGAGTATCATTGTTTATGGACTAAGAAGATCACATGATAGCACCTGAACAAATATTTTTCTGGAAAATTGGGCATTTTCAAATGTCTCTTTACATGATCTTCCAACAAAGTTCCATGCTCTGATTAATAAAATGATGAAAGGGGATTTCCTTCTAAACTGAATTTAACTCAACTACAGTCTTGAGAAACAATACTAATATTTTAGGCATTCATTTTGTGTTTGATTGAATAATGAACCTTAAtctgttatttcagtcaaatgcattttctgtttttattatacTTTGTCCACTTTGtggcaaataaatatttaaaattatatctgGAAATGATTTATTTAGTATAGTTAAAAAGCCTACCTTTTGGAGGGGTTTTGCCATAatgaaataattttacaaaaactTTATTACTTTGCTAATTAGAGTGGAATACATTTAACTTGCTAATAGAGATTTTAAGTCTTTACTTActagaatacacacacacactcacacacaaaaatcCCTGTAGACAGTCTACACCCAACTTTCAACAGTCAATGCTTCAGAGTTTCATACATTTAATTGAAGAtaccccccacccacacacacacatacttattTAGACACCAGGGGGGAAAGGTTTtaacttggggggggggggggggggggagtgttaCAAATACActgaatatgttttatttaagaatggtcaaatattgccaattCTGGGAGTGCAAAGTTGCTAGAGACCTATCattcccaacagactcacagctgtaactgCTGCCAAAGGTGTTTCCAACAAGTATTAACTCAAGACTTATACAATGCAATAATTCCATTttaatttctaatacattttctacacatttctagaatattaggatgtgtagataaattaAAAAGCAAGCCAAACTGCCCATGTCTATGGAGCTGCCATGAGACATTAACAATTTGTGCACAATCACTCACACACTGGTTGATATCTCAGATTGAGTCCCATGATGTGAAGATCCCTAAGGGCCCATTCATTCAGTGCAAGTAAAGAAACTGCTAACTGGCCCAGTCAACTCCAAATAATAGCGTCATCTGAAGCTCTCAATAACCCACACACCGTGATTAAAAGCACAGGGAAAGGACTATTAAAGCAATGGCAACGCAGtttgttgtcaaacacagcaatgCTAAAGCAATCATGGACTGCAGTGTGGGGGTGTAACCCCTTTGGCAACTGGAAACAGGCAATGTTCACAGCACTCGAATCGCCTGCCACCGATATGAGCAGTAGCTGCATTAACACAGATGTGAGTTATCAATCAGTTGTATGTCAATGGCTAGGATGCCTTCATCCAATGAGCAGAAAGTCATTCAATAACAAGTCGTGTCTTTTCAGAGAGCGTGttgggagaagaagaagaaaattaaatgcatcTGGTTCACTAAATTAACCTCAGAGATGAAGGTTTGATTCCTATGGTAAAATCAATTTCCCTCTTGAATAATTATGTCCTATTATTCAGGAGGGAATTGTGTTGGATAGAAGTGCAAGAAATGCTGCTAATTGAAACCCATCTCACCAGCAAAACTGACTAACAGCCAGTCAAAGGTATGACTGAATCTTAATATTAAAGGTCTTCACAGGCaatgcagaaaaataaacaaacaaaacgtcTGCTTTCATCACCACCTACTGCCTAGATCTGCCACAATCGGGGATGCACTGGCGCCACCCACAGGATATCTGTACAGTCTGTACATCGCTTAATCAAATGGCCGTACACCTCAATCACCTTGAACCAGTAGTAGAAAGTATCAATTTTTCTGCTTTCCATGCAAGAAATGTGAAGTGCTAGTATCTGGGTAAACTCTCTCATCCTTACTCTGAACAACAATTACAGCTTTAGTTTTTCAAGGGGTAGAAATCGGGGGGCCTattctctctcttttatatcttttttttaacgTCTTAGCAGCAGCTTTTCTTATTGCTGGAACAAAGAGTAGAGAACCATTCATCACCTGCCCACACTGCTGACACTGCAGggtgtgtgaaaataaatacaattctagTATCAATGTGAtggttttcaaaacacacacacacacacccttctgCCCCCACCACCCTGTGTTGTTGTGTCAGCAATTTTTCTTGCTTTTGCAAAAAGCCATTCAACATGGAAATCAATAGCTCATTTTCTTACAGAATGGCTTAGGGATATCTGAATGTGAGCAGCTCTtggatttattatgttttgaattgcctttttttattttgatgtaaTGTCAAGTTTTAAATAATAGTCTAGTGCTCATCCTACTGAGCCAGTCATGTTCACTATCAGACAGGCAGTCTCTGAATCCTCATCTCTCTTTTCAGTGGTAGGAACTTCACTACACAACAGGAACAACAAAGTCACTGATGACAGCCTAGAAGTGTATCACTGACCTGCTGAACACAACACAGttcaacacactgacactttACCACAGAACCAACCCAAAGCAtagtaaacacacacagcatatatatatatatatatatatatatatatatgaatactaGTGTGCATCTCTGTGAAGTCAGCGAAGATGTCTGCTGTATTGCTGAGGTACAAGCACAGTCAGTTATGTATCTATAGCTATTACTTTTCAAAGCTGCTATGATAAGCGAATACGGGAACAAATGCaggaaaatataatattaaaaaccCATTTTATAACAAGACCATAACAGACTGTTTCCTTACATTTAAAGTTTTCATTCATAGACATGTTCTTTGTACTTCTGAAGTATGAGATGTTGCAATGGCAGCTATAAGTTCAGCCACTGCCATTCGCCTATAATTGTGTAAGCTTTGTATAGGTCTTTGTTAGAATTTGAGGCATTTGAAGTACCCTGACTTCTAGATAATCGCATTGTGTAACTGGTGTTAATCGGAGTTACTGTcaggagagaaacaaaaaaacaaacatccaaaTATATGTGGAAAAATAGGACTGTACTGCCACACTGTGGTCATCTGAAGCAGTACACTGCATGATTTTCAGAAAAGGGATAAAAGCAACATCAATGCTTTTATGTTGTAGTTAGAGCTAGTGGTCAATGCTAGCCAACTGTGGATGAATTATTGTCTTAGCATCTGACCTACTTTATTATGCAATGTTTTGTAATTGCCTCCTAGCACATTACATTAATCATTGTGTTAATTGAACCAACCACCATCCAGATTTTCGAGATCTGCAGTAAATGTGATTtgaatgcaaaatgcaaaatgcaaaataaataattatatatataaacattatcTATGTTATATTTGAATTTATAACAATGTTACATAAAGGAGATTGCATCATTGTGTGTAATCAGAGGAGTGACTTAGTCAGGTTTTTTTATACTGTTTTGGGTGTTGTTCTTGTGTAGTGCATGTGTACGCTATGAAAATGGGACCAGCTGTGGGCATATCTGCTGGGTTTGGGGCTGAGATCCTGGAGAACCTGACATTATTACTCACCACTCTGCTATACACGTCTCCCAGGGATATACATGTGTTATTTACAGATTGTATTAACTTCTGACTGTACAAACACCAAACAAATTAAACTAGCAGAGTCAAATTTCAGCAAGAACATCTTTAATTACATGATATTCTTGCAGCCTCCATTACAATGTTGCAGGGGTCTGTCTTGGGTGCAGATTCACCCAGGTATCACAGCTTTGGCACCAAGATAGATAAACTGCTCTAGGTTTGATTGATCCAATGAAATCAGGCAACAATCATCTGAGCTGACCTTCAAATGTACTGAAGGTCCTGGTGATCAGTAAGCAGCAAACTCTGTTGGATGAGAAGATTGGAGGAGTTCCTTCCATTATCTTCAGTTCTTCTGTCCTCTGTGAGTTCGACACTTGAGGTGGAAGAGTACAAATGACCTTCTGCACTCTGGGAATGAAATGGGTAAATGGAATCAGATGTTACATAGTAAAAAGTTTCCAGTTTATTTAGCTTGCTGTTGAGTCAGGGGTGTATTTCTATTAACTGCGGCCACTTCtataaaaatagataaatatgcTCTACAGCTCAGTTGGTTGATGCCCCATGAGGTGCTCTTTGCTTACTCACCATACTTTGGCAATCTTTCTGGCtcaatttaatttcagttttggGAAGTTTTTACTATTTTAAACTTGCAGTAGCAGCTCCTGCTTTAATCAGTTTAACACCCACTGAAAAGAAGTTGCAGACTCACATCCTAGAGATTTATGGCATCAGGCATTGGGAGCTGATCAGAACTGGGTTTAGTCATTCAGCAACACAGAGTTACTACCTACATGATTTACACTGTTACTGGCTGGGAACTAACCATTTTATtctgattaattaaaacatgttatCCATGCAGGGGTTTTTTCCACAGAagactgtttaaaaaatatgtaatgtgtTTTGCATAAAGAGGATCTGAATGTTATGGTAATCAATCCATCCAGTGCATATGCATATCCCTTCAGTGAAATAAAGAATGACAAGCAAAAGCATATTGCTATGACACAAATGATCTCAGAATGCAACTTGTTTAGCATTTCCCAGCACCATGACAGTATTTTAAGATTAATCTTTAGTGTCCCTGGCTTTTCATTAACAGAACCTAGATGGACCATAGTAAAGACTAtaatttgtcagtgtgtgtgtgtgtgcgtgtatataaacacgagtgttttgtttttccattttctgtaattgtaaTAACCTACAGACCAGGTAAATGCATTGAATGAAGACCCAGTCAGTCCAGAATTGTTTAACTTACAATACAGCTCAAGTGCAACTTCTACATAACCAAATTAATGTGATAGTATTAGTCACGTTAAACCTGGAACCTGctttgaaatttaaaaaaaagaggaaGAAATGTAAATGGTGCAACataacttttttccttcacccAATTATGATGAGGTTAGCATCATAAGTGGCAAGAGCAATTATTGAAATGGTGAGCtcaaaatacatgaaaaggggttaaagcacattttgttttcttacaaaGTACACTTGGCCACAAGGTGTTGTCAGAGAGTTTGGTACTGAAGTTTTTACTATAGTTTCCAAAAGGAAAtgcataattgtgtgtgtgtataattatatatatatatatatatatatatatatatatatattacacatatatacacatacatacatacatacatacatacatacatacatacatatacacacacatacaattgtgctgaaatttgttggtacccctccacaaaaaaacaagaatacacaatttcctctgaaataacttgaaactgacaaaagtaaatgggtgcttctccagactgcaagtttcagctctttccatagatgtgtgataggattcagatcaggactcatagaaggccacttcagaacagtccaatgttttgttcttatccattcttgggtgcttttagctgtgtgtttcgggtcattatcctgttggaggacccatgacctgcgactgagacagagctttctgacactgggcagtacgtttcactccagaatgccttgatagtcttgatttcattgtgcctgcacagattcaaggcaccctgtgccaggcgcagcaagcagccccaaaacataaccgagtctcctccatgtttcactgtaggtatggtgttcttttctttgaaagcttaattttttcatctgctaacagagctgatgtgacttgccaaaaagctccagctttgactcatctgtccaaaggacattctcccagaaggattgtggattgtcaatatgcattttagcaaattctagtctggcttttttatatttttctttcaaacGTCCtactgggtcttcttccatggaggccactttcgctcaaaaagtgacggatggtgcgatcagaaacttACGTACCTTCACCTTCGAGTTCAGCTtctatctctttggcagttatccttggttctttttctgccattcgcacaatccttctgttcaatctggggtcgattatCCTCTCGCAGCcgtgcccagggaggttggctacagttccatggaccttgaacttcttaatatttgcaactgttgtcacattaataacaagctgcttggagatggtcttgtagcctttacctttaccatgctagtctattattttctttctgatctcctgagacaactctctcctttgctttcactggtccatgttcagtatggtgcacacaatgatacaaaacggcacagtgactactttccttcATTTAACTAGGCTGAATGACTAATTACAAGATTGATAATAATAAGAGTGATAATAATGAAAGAAACTAATTactttggaatatcactataatccaatgatttattatcttttctaaggggtaccaacaaatatgtccaggccattttataacacctttgtagaatgagcaataattcatctcttttcacagcttctttgctttattccatGACATaacaaaggcatgcaagtatacatgatgcaatagctcttaatttaatcacttttcaggaagAATGAAgcttatttcaatgagctgtaagggtaccaacaaatctgagcacgtctgtatatatatatatatatatatatatatatatatataaacattacacAGCACAGCTGATTACACAGCAAAAGGTCACACATTCCCTGATGAATTGGAATCGAGGAATGTTTGTCCTCCAAAACTAAAAAAGTACATGAACTGTGCATACACGTAGCTTCGTTTAAAATCGTATCAAACATAATCGTTAAGCTAACATTACGTGACTTATCCAGTATGTTTTCCCTTCAGTCTGAAAgtatttacttaaaaaatactgtctttcctttcctttcccttAGGGGCATTCTACGGCTTTATTCCACGGTTTTAAATATTgctttttataattttaaatttgaCTCTAAAAGATTGCCTCTTTCACGGTGTAAACACTTGGAAACATCTACATACCTTCAGAAACGATCTAAAGCATTCGACAATGACAATTAAAAACTCATTAAAAACCTGAACCCCTGCCCTTTACATGCGTGTACTCCCTAGTCACATTTTCATCAAAGACTTTcaacaatacagtgtaactgTTCCGAACAATTAATTTCCAAAGCACAGATTATGCATTATGTAAAGCGCGCATATCAGACAGAGCAAATGTCTGTAATTATTGTCACTGTGAGTGGTACCCAACCACCACATCTGGCTCAGCCTCTTAGCAGAAAGAAGTAAATAGCACAATCCAAAATAAGACCTATTAGACAAACCTAACATTTCGGTCCCACCTCACATACACTGTTTCTAATTCGGTTGCAATATTGTTCCCGTTCTCATCCTGATCACTCGCACCTGCATGGTCTCTAAATCGGCGGATGACATTTCAGTAATTAAATCTCAGCCTGGCTGGTGTGTATAGCATTAAAGACAATCAAGTTTcgaaagtgtttgtttttaataatcgcTGCGTCCCTTTTCTGTTTTCCCAAATAATGACTGCGTGCCGAGTTTATGAAAATGTCAGGATCATTTCCTTCCTTATTAAATTCAAGCCGACACGCCATTCGCTAAGTTTCAGCGAGGCAGCAGCTGGCAGCTTCACTTTACTCATCGCCTTTTGATAAAGCCAGCGCAGTATCCCCTATACCAGTACATGCTCTACCCTGTTCAGTTAATAACAGACAGGAAGACAGTATCTACAGCTGAAtgaacaatacattaataaactgTCTTCTACTCTCAGTCCTTGGTTTTGGGAATACCCTGCTTTAGCCATACTGCTGCCAAAAACGTTAGCAAAGGGTATTCTGACCAGTCTGTTCCTTCCTCTTAATAGATTACCTGTCAATTGAGTTCAAATGGGAACAACACTATCTCACACTCATGTGATCAAGTCTTATCCTATATGTGCATAAGGTCTTGGATTCCTGACACCATGTCACCCTAAACAGAGAGAAGGACTGAAACTCAACACCAAGACAAATGCTCATAGCTAATCCCTTTGAATTTACTAGGAGCTACAacagtgaaaagaaaatgtctAGATGAGTAGCAAAATTAAGGATTAGATAAAGCAAAGTGAAAAAATCTTTGTAGGAATAAAAAAGACCTGAGAGCTAGTGCTTAGAGTTGGACAACCAGTACAGGAGAAGGATTTAGTGTATTTTATGAATGAGGTAAAGCTCAGTCATTTAGAACTAGATTGGAAACATACTTTTCAGATGATGGCTCCTAAAAGCTGCAGCTGTCTGACTGCATCacagatgtttttgttgttgtcaatTGCCGTTCTTCTTCTCATTGTAATGAGGTCACTTtgtctgtatatgtatgttttttgtgaAAGCTAAATGCAGAACAATGCTTGAAATGAAGCTCCAGGTCGCTTTCCCTCGGTTTCACCTCTATGAGGGCCCTGAACTTTGGAACAGATAGTAATGTGATATTAAAATAAGCAAAGGGGCTGGACAACAAACAGAAGAGGGAGGGGGCAGGCTCAATGTTCGGGGATTATAATTTTTAGTGATATGACAAAGATTATTGTTGAACTGACATGATACCCAATGCAGTGCAATTAAGGCAATAAGTGCAGTCGGCATCAGAACAAATACGCCTGTGTAGGATGGTGGAGATGAAGGTTGGCAGCAGTGGCACAGATGTTTTTCAGAGACCTCTAATTACCTCACAATGACGCACAGAGGGCACCTGGCGAGTAAGCCATGACTGCGAGACCAAGGGACACATTGTCTCAGCATCTAGCTGCAGTGCTCCCATCCCTGGATTGTCTGCCTCGAACCAAGTGGATGGAAAGGGCTGGACTAGGGTCATTGAGCTTCTCAGTGAAAGCTCACTGACTTTATATTGATCACTTCAcacctccccccctccccttcactctgacttatgattaaaataggGCTATATTATAGGGTTCTCCAGTTCTAGTCTTGTAGAGCTTTGAGATGTTTTCATTTGCACTCTCAATGAAATAACAGCAGCACAGCCCAGACTATTAATGTGCAACTCTGAAGAACTACAACAATAGGAATGTCTACTTTACTtatgcttttttgttgttgttgttgttgttgttacattgtttaaattgttAATCCACCCAGAGTGGATCAGTAATCAGAACCCCCTCTGTGAAATACAGAAGGAATCCTGTCTCTGACAGGGAAATGCTGGATCCGGCACCCAGCACCCAGATAACGTCATTGTGTTCTCAGGGATTTCAACATTTATGAGACTAAATTAATGCACTATGATGACAGCAAAGTCTAACAGTATAAGAACATCAGCTGTGCCATGGTTTTGGAATCCTCCGTTCATAGTCAAACCTAGGATGCGATGAAGACCTTTTCACTAAGTTATGGGTATTACTGctttttgtttactttattgAACCAAAGAAGATAATAGGACAGTAAATGACGGTACCAGAAATGTgtaatttggaaaaaaaaatgaacattacctatttaaatgtttacatgCAGCAAAGGTTTGAACTAGGTGAAATATTACTGAGGCTGCCAAAGGATAGCAGAAATGTCTATGACACagatgtactgtattttgtcaAATATAATGTGAGAATAGACTGAACAATAATTGGCCGAGAAGCATTTACCCCAGCAATAGTCATTGCAGAAACactcatataataataatggtcaAGGCACACTTACACCTGTAGCAATTTCCACTTGTAAAGAAggatcttatttattttatttgtcttctGCTCGGCATACAAATTTCCTCTCCATACAGACCAAAGACAACTATATGACAACCATTCGTCGAGTTGCAGTTCTGCCTGGTTTGTTCTTGATTTATCACTTATGATTTTTTAATTCTGTCTGCTGAAGTATTCCACATCAAACCAACGACAACATGCTGCCAAAAAAACTCAGTCAACATACACTTCACTTCATCTTACTTAATGTGACAGAGGCTCACATTGGCTTGCTCTGCCTTCTAAAGGAATATATGGATCGCGCTAGTCAAGGGCCATGCTGGTCGACTAATCCAAACATATGGAACAGTCGACAAGTTTGTGAATTTGGTGGGATTGTCGGGAAGAGCAGGGCCTgtaaactgaaatccaatcggTATTCTCTTCCTGATCTTGAGCAAGAATCTGTAACCCCTCAGCCCAGGTGGATGCTCCCTCCAAATAATCAGTGCTAATGTCTCCCAGGGCGATAGGCAGGTGCAGAACCTACAATAGAAAGGTCTCCTCCTTTGGCCTCCAACCATCTCGGAAGTGCAGCAGCTTGATGATGTGCATGCGGCTCATGCCCAGTGAGTCCCTCATCATGCCAGTGTCCAGCATGTACAGGAAGTCCCCGTCGATCTGCTCTCTCTTGAAGGCCTCATTGTACTGATGGAGGTTGAGCATCAGAAGGCAGTCACAAACTTCCGTCACACTCAGCCCGTGCAGATCTGTTGGAACCTCACCCAGGCTGCTGTAGGAGGCGGGTAGAGCAACAGAGCTGCTCAGTCTCTTGAGGgggattgttttttcttccatgGGACGGAGTTGGACACTGGGCTTAGGAGGGATTGGGGGAGGCTTCTGTTCTGTAGTGCTAGGAGTTGGGGCAAGAGTCCTCAGGTCTTCGTAGAGAGTGAGGTCCCTGCTATCCTGCTGTAATTTCATGTAGATGGGTTCCATCTCAGTGTACTCATTGCCATGCTCACTCAGTGCCCTCTTGTCCAGAAGGGTGATATCTATGGGAAGGCGAGTGACAGATTGGTATGCAATATTTAtagtttaaagaaagaaaacaatgcaatacAGCAATTTGCAGTCATACTCTTCCAGTCAGTAATTCCACTAGAACCCAATATTCTGTACAGGTTGACATTTTTTTGAGTTGTGCAATCCTCTTCATCTCCCTACAATACCACGGTGCCCAAAAAACTGAAGATGAAAGAACAAACCTTGTGTTTGCAGGGTACATAGAAAAAGGGTAACAGTGACTAACCTAAAATCATCATACTCCAGGTGTAGCACAGGAATTtagtaattgtttaattgaccGTTGTGTTTTTGGATCCACTGTTAATAGTCCAGCAGTGAAAGGCAGTGTGTAGGCCATGAAGGCTGTaggagtgtgtatgtgtgtgggtgggggtcCTGTACCTTGGAAGATAAAGTGGTCCATGTGGCCCAACTTTGTGACCAACTGGCTAAGGGTGTTGCAGATTGTTTCCCACTGCTCCTGACTCTGCTCTTCCAGCCCTTCAGCCAGGGCCAGATGTACCTCCTTCATGTACATAGGCATCACCAGTGGCGTACGCACCATTGGAGTCCCTGCGCAGAAAACACAGACATACCGCTGCATGCAAGGACAAGCACCCCAGAAGCCTTCAAGAGACTACAGCACAGAATTAAGTGAATTGAGCAATTGTAAGTGATTGTAATGTTTTGCTTGCTGTATCCCTTCAATGAAAACATTTCTGATAAGACCATTTTTGacttttataataatataagtCTTTCATAAGTACATTTTTCCAAACAGAGAATGTTGCTCTCCTGTGCATAAACAGGGAGGCCGAGAACAAAGAGCCCATGTTTGGGAGTGTGTGGGGATGTGAGACTGACCTTTGTTGCTGAGGCAGTACCCCAGTAAAAACTCCTCCTGGTAGGTGTTTGTAATGGTCAGTTGCTGTAGGTTCTGTGTAGGGATCAGACAAGAGCCACTGTCCAGCAGGGTCAGGGGTTTTGTGGGCTGGACACTGACAGGTAAGGAATAAATCTCCAAGATAGACTGCAGGGTGAAGGGACCCTCTGAACCAGAAACAACAATTTAGTAACTGTTGAAGTCAGGCCAGGTCATAAGAGTATGTATACCTGACTGAACTGTTCCCTCAAAATACCTAGATGTTGAAACTGTATCATGGAAGTACATAGTGAGATTAATCAATCAGATGGCTACCTATAAATCCCAAGGAAATCTAGATATGAGTTGATTTGGCATTAGCATTTTGGCCATTTTCTAAATTGATTTTAAACAGCTCCTCACTTAGGTATAGGACAATAGCTAGGACAATTAACAAAACCTCAAATGCTAGTTCATGTTAACAGATAAGTTAATTTAGGAAACGTTTGCTCAAATAACTTGGCATTTGGCAGAGAAAACAGATAACAAATCAGAAGTGTGTGAAGAGTTGAAAATTAGTTAGCTGCAGACTACCTTGGTTTTGCTGGCAAATTTAGCTAAACATCTGTCTGGGATCAATTTAGACTAGCCTTGCTGGAGCCATTGTGTACAGACTCACCTGGTTTGTTCCCCTTACTGAAGACATGGAAAGCCACAGTGCTGATCTTGGTTGGCAATGACAGGACCCTCCCATATTTAGTCTCTACTACCGCTCTCTTCTGGGATTGAAGACTATGGATATGTATGAGCTGTAACGGAgtcaacagaaaacaaatacaacccTACAGTCACTTACCTCACCAAGGTACAGTTTacataacaaataaacaacacttGATTTTCAGCTCCACAGGTCTTCAACAAACAAGTAAATAATACATCTTCCTCTTGCATGAACTCCAAAAGCAGAACATTCCTACATCCAGATCTCAGTTCCAACCACTAGACCACA
The genomic region above belongs to Amia ocellicauda isolate fAmiCal2 chromosome 4, fAmiCal2.hap1, whole genome shotgun sequence and contains:
- the LOC136748101 gene encoding uncharacterized protein LOC136748101, with the translated sequence MDVSKIRWSDTEYTLKEFVHKFKDSFPKIIKVTQGFLGEQELDSVSNSTLIHIHSLQSQKRAVVETKYGRVLSLPTKISTVAFHVFSKGNKPEGPFTLQSILEIYSLPVSVQPTKPLTLLDSGSCLIPTQNLQQLTITNTYQEEFLLGYCLSNKGTPMVRTPLVMPMYMKEVHLALAEGLEEQSQEQWETICNTLSQLVTKLGHMDHFIFQDITLLDKRALSEHGNEYTEMEPIYMKLQQDSRDLTLYEDLRTLAPTPSTTEQKPPPIPPKPSVQLRPMEEKTIPLKRLSSSVALPASYSSLGEVPTDLHGLSVTEVCDCLLMLNLHQYNEAFKREQIDGDFLYMLDTGMMRDSLGMSRMHIIKLLHFRDGWRPKEETFLL